The DNA window CCCAACGAGGGGAGAGGGAGCTCAGCCGTGCTTTAGCGACCGGGGAAATCCCGGAGGCGGTGCTGCGCGCCTGTCCGGGCTACCCAATCCGCAGACGGCGGTGAACCTGTAATTCGCGACTCAATAGCCCATATTTTTCTTCTTCTCTAACTCTTCTTTCGCTGTATCCGGTAAGTAGAGCGTCGATTTGGTAATGGTCACTTTCTCCGGCAGAGTGCCGTCTTTTTTGTATTTCTCCAGCGCGTCAAACGCCGGGCCGGCCATATTTGGCGTCAGCTCTACGCTGGCGTTCGCTTCACCGGCCATCATCGCTTTATAGATATCCGGCACGCCGTCGATAGAACCGGTCAGAATATCTTTGCCCGGCTTCAGCCCGGCCTCTTTAATCGCCTGAATCGCGCCAATCACCATGTCGTCGTTATGGGCGTAAACCATGCAGATGTTCTTGCCGTTGTTTTCCGCTTTGATAAAGCTCTCCATCACTTCTTTGCCCTTACTGCGGGTAAAGTCACCGGACTGAGAGCGGATAATTTTGATATTGGAAGCTTTGGAAATTGCCTCAGCAAAACCTTTCTTACGGTCAATCGCCACGCTGGCCCCAACGGTGCCCTGCAGTTCAACGACGTTACAGGGTTTACCGTCAACGGTTTTCACCAGCCACTCGCCAATCAGTTGACCTTCCAGCACGTTGTTAGCGGTGACGGTGGTCATGTAGAGATCTTTATCTTTGACATCAATAGAACGATCGAGCAGGAATACCGGGATTTTGGCTTCTTTCGCTTCTTTCAGAACCGGCTCCCAGCCGGTAGCTACTACCGGGGCGATGAAGATGGCGTCAACGCCCTGCGCGATAAAGGAACGTACGGCTTTAATCTGGTTTTCCTGTTTTTGCTGAGCGTCGGCAATCTTCAGAGTGATACCGCGCTTCGCGGCTTCCTCTTTTGCGACGTTAGTTTCGGCCGCACGCCAGCCGGATTCAGAGCCGACCTGCGAAAAACCTACGGTCAGAGGGGCAGCCATGGCCATAGATGACATAGCTGCGGAAACTGCTGTGACAAGAAGTAAGCGCTTCCACATAAGAGGATCCTCGTAGGGTTATTGTTGGTTAAAACCTCACCTGCGGACAAACTATAGACAATCGGAGATGTAACTGAATGCGTTACATCACACTTCAAAAAAGTTAATTAGATGTTAATACGCATGACTTGCGGCAGTAGAGAGCCGATAAGGCTTCGCGACCTGCGCACCCCTTACCGTTTATGACAAAATTTTGCACGCTTTGAGATATCAAGCATATGCGATGAAAACGGTTACATAATTTTATTCAGGATGCGGCTATGTTTATGGATTTTCAGGCTGTATTGCAGGGAAAAATTCGGACACCGCCCACTCGTTCTGGCGAAAAAGAAGCGAAGACATTCGATGTGAGTTGGCTATAATACCGGGCACTTGTTTGCCATACATTTTAAAGGAAACAGACATGAGCTTACTCAACGTACCTGCGGGCAAAGATCTGCCGGAAGACATCTACGTCGTGATCGAGATCCCGGCGAACGCAGACCCAATCAAATACGAAGTCGACAAAGAGAGCGGTGCACTGTTCGTTGACCGTTTCATGTCCACGGCGATGTTCTATCCGTGCAACTACGGTTACATCAACCACACCCTGTCTCTGGACGGTGACCCGGTAGACGTTCTGGTCCCGACTCCGTATCCGCTGGAGCCAGGTTCTGTGATCCGCTGCCGTCCGGTTGGCGTTCTGAAAATGACCGACGAATCAGGCGAAGATGCGAAACTGGTTGCGGTACCGCACACCAAGCTGAGCAAAGAATACGATCACATCAAAGATGTGAACGACCTGCCAGACCTGCTGAAAGCGCAGATCACCCACTTCTTCGAGCACTACAAAGATCTCGAAGCGGGCAAATGGGTAAAAGTTGACGGTTGGGACAACGCTGAAGCAGCTAAAGCTGAAATCGTTGCGTCCTTCGAGCGCGCTAAGAAGTAATCTCTTTCAGGCAGGGCGCCTGCCCTGCCTGTTTGCGGCAACGGAACGCTGCAGCCTTGCACAAGAGGGAACCTTGTGAAAAACACCCGCTATTTCACTCTGAATTTTACCGGATTTACCACCGCAGCCTCTGAGAAGCAGAGCTATCTGCGCCTTGTCGCTGGCGACCACGTTTTTTATACCGATACGCGTTACTTCCAGGATCCCACGCTTTTTGAGCAGCTTAAGCTCAACCAGCCGCTGCATATTGGCGCTCGCCGCCTGCCTGACGGCAGCTTCTGGATCCACTGGCTGAGCGACGGCAACGTTCTGCTCGAACCGGCCAGGCCGTCGCTGAAAAGCAAACTGCTGATGTTTTTTATCGGTACTCTGGTGTTTGCCGCCGCCGCGTATCCAACGTATTTCTACACCACAACCTGGGTGGTTATTGTTTTTGGGATTATCGCCGCGCTGGCGCTAGTGCCTGCGCTGATGGGCATCGGCGGGCTGTTGCATCGCTTCGCGCAAAAAATACACCCCGGAATGCGTGGACTAATGGCGAGAATGAGCCAGGCACAACGCAAAGACGTTTCATTCTGCCAACCCATCTCTCCCGCCGTCAGCAGTCATATACAGCCCTTTGCCGCCGATAATCCTGTCCCGCCGCACTTCAGCATTGAAGAAGGGATAATCAAAAGCCTCTATTTTAAGAAGTGGTCCACTGGGGCAGGAAAAACGCATCGCGAATTTCACGGCGTACTGTTCCAGTGCGATGACGCGCCGCGCTCTTTCTCCTGGCAAATCAGCGGCACCCGATGGGGTCTCCACCCTTTATTTTACCG is part of the Klebsiella huaxiensis genome and encodes:
- the ppa gene encoding inorganic diphosphatase — translated: MSLLNVPAGKDLPEDIYVVIEIPANADPIKYEVDKESGALFVDRFMSTAMFYPCNYGYINHTLSLDGDPVDVLVPTPYPLEPGSVIRCRPVGVLKMTDESGEDAKLVAVPHTKLSKEYDHIKDVNDLPDLLKAQITHFFEHYKDLEAGKWVKVDGWDNAEAAKAEIVASFERAKK
- the ytfQ gene encoding galactofuranose ABC transporter, galactofuranose-binding protein YtfQ, with the translated sequence MWKRLLLVTAVSAAMSSMAMAAPLTVGFSQVGSESGWRAAETNVAKEEAAKRGITLKIADAQQKQENQIKAVRSFIAQGVDAIFIAPVVATGWEPVLKEAKEAKIPVFLLDRSIDVKDKDLYMTTVTANNVLEGQLIGEWLVKTVDGKPCNVVELQGTVGASVAIDRKKGFAEAISKASNIKIIRSQSGDFTRSKGKEVMESFIKAENNGKNICMVYAHNDDMVIGAIQAIKEAGLKPGKDILTGSIDGVPDIYKAMMAGEANASVELTPNMAGPAFDALEKYKKDGTLPEKVTITKSTLYLPDTAKEELEKKKNMGY